One window from the genome of Terriglobales bacterium encodes:
- the plsY gene encoding glycerol-3-phosphate 1-O-acyltransferase PlsY — MLTIYIIVAAVAYLLGSIPFGYILVRIFRGEDVRAIGSGNIGATNVARKSPLLGFATLFLDAAKGFLAVQVALYLIPGSFTFFASNVSRPSWVKPNSFPQQWYLALAIAALFAILGHIFPVWLRFNGGKGVATGVGSFLALAPKAVLIALVIFAAVVIVFRYVSLGSILAAAAFPVFAWLLNGEKNSPGVLAAMIAASALIILKHHANIRRLLAGTEHRFELKRTRA; from the coding sequence CTCGTCCGCATCTTTCGCGGCGAGGACGTCCGCGCCATCGGCAGCGGCAACATCGGCGCCACCAACGTCGCCCGCAAATCGCCGTTACTGGGATTTGCAACGTTGTTCCTCGATGCTGCCAAAGGCTTCTTAGCCGTTCAGGTTGCGCTGTATCTCATTCCCGGATCGTTCACCTTCTTCGCCTCGAATGTGTCTAGGCCGTCATGGGTGAAGCCGAACTCTTTCCCTCAACAGTGGTACCTCGCCCTTGCGATTGCAGCCTTATTCGCCATTCTCGGGCACATCTTCCCCGTCTGGCTGCGGTTCAATGGCGGCAAGGGAGTCGCCACCGGGGTTGGATCGTTCCTGGCTTTGGCTCCAAAAGCTGTCCTGATCGCTCTGGTGATCTTCGCGGCGGTCGTGATCGTGTTCCGCTATGTGTCGCTCGGCTCCATCCTCGCGGCTGCCGCATTCCCTGTCTTCGCGTGGCTCCTTAATGGCGAAAAGAATTCTCCCGGTGTGCTGGCTGCCATGATCGCCGCCTCGGCCCTCATCATCCTCAAGCACCACGCCAATATCCGCCGCCTCCTCGCCGGCACCGAGCACCGTTTCGAGCTCAAGAGGACGCGCGCATGA